A single genomic interval of Candidatus Bipolaricaulis anaerobius harbors:
- a CDS encoding damage-control phosphatase ARMT1 family protein: MRTYPECIPCILRATVAGARLARAGEAAAWGIATEVARLAAYWDRSQPPILVGAEAGRSLRRTLGVADPYHAEKQAANAAALAQYAQWKDEVARAPDPLLHALRLAAAGNSLDLGLHPRLDWTGVDAAAALPFARSDYDRFREALAAVRGVLYLADNAGEIVLDRILIEELRARGLTVTVAVRGGPTLNDATTDDAHVVGLDEVAEVITTGSDIPGVSLPSASPQFRTWFRSAELILSKGMGNFEGLSAERAPLFFLLQAKCPPVAQETGVEVGRLIFLRGPG; this comes from the coding sequence GTGAGGACCTACCCGGAGTGCATCCCGTGCATCCTGCGGGCGACCGTGGCCGGAGCACGCCTCGCTCGGGCTGGAGAGGCGGCGGCGTGGGGGATCGCGACGGAGGTCGCCCGGCTCGCGGCGTACTGGGACCGATCACAGCCCCCGATCCTCGTCGGGGCGGAAGCCGGCCGGTCGTTGCGGAGGACCCTCGGGGTCGCCGATCCGTACCACGCGGAGAAGCAGGCGGCCAACGCCGCGGCCCTTGCCCAGTACGCACAGTGGAAGGATGAGGTCGCCCGGGCTCCCGATCCGTTGCTCCACGCGCTGCGGCTGGCCGCGGCGGGGAACAGCCTCGACCTCGGGCTCCACCCCCGCCTCGACTGGACGGGAGTGGATGCGGCGGCCGCCCTCCCGTTCGCGCGGAGCGACTACGATCGCTTCCGTGAGGCGCTTGCGGCCGTGCGGGGGGTCCTCTACCTCGCCGACAACGCGGGGGAGATCGTCCTCGATCGGATCCTCATCGAGGAACTGCGGGCCCGTGGCCTGACGGTGACTGTCGCCGTGCGCGGCGGGCCCACGCTCAACGACGCCACGACCGACGATGCCCACGTGGTCGGGTTGGATGAGGTCGCGGAGGTCATCACCACCGGGTCCGACATCCCCGGGGTGAGCCTTCCCTCCGCTTCGCCCCAGTTCCGAACCTGGTTCCGAAGCGCAGAGCTCATCCTGAGCAAGGGGATGGGGAACTTCGAGGGCCTATCGGCGGAGCGAGCGCCGCTCTTCTTCCTCCTCCAGGCGAAGTGTCCGCCGGTGGCGCAGGAGACCGGGGTCGAGGTGGGCCGCCTCATCTTCCTCCGCGGGCCGGGTTGA
- a CDS encoding Mrp/NBP35 family ATP-binding protein encodes MNKPQHVLMVLSGKGGVGKSTVAVNVAVALAHRMQVGLLDADLHGPNVPKMLAIEDRPMPIRDGKLYPVVTPHNLAVASIAFALPTRDAPVIWRGPLKMKAIQQLLEEVEWGPLDLLVADLPPGTGDEALSVAQLVGKAATAVVVTTPQDVALLDAGKAVTFARKVGVDRIGVVENMASLVCPHCGGEIDLYGTGGGERLAREMDVPFLGRIPLIPEVVRGGDTGQPAVLVPSIREPFLAVADAIWSLVIGAPQTGAIGTRQGPSTGRARRKNRGEQESPQ; translated from the coding sequence ATGAACAAGCCACAGCATGTGCTCATGGTCCTGTCGGGGAAGGGCGGTGTGGGGAAGTCAACGGTGGCCGTGAACGTTGCGGTCGCGCTTGCCCACCGCATGCAGGTCGGGCTGCTCGATGCCGACCTCCACGGTCCGAATGTGCCGAAGATGCTCGCCATCGAGGATCGACCGATGCCGATCCGCGATGGGAAACTCTATCCCGTGGTTACCCCCCACAACCTGGCGGTGGCCTCGATCGCGTTCGCTCTCCCCACTCGAGACGCCCCCGTCATCTGGCGGGGGCCACTCAAGATGAAGGCCATCCAGCAGTTGCTCGAGGAGGTGGAGTGGGGACCCCTCGACCTCCTCGTCGCCGACCTCCCCCCGGGGACAGGGGACGAAGCCCTGTCCGTGGCCCAGCTCGTGGGGAAGGCAGCGACCGCGGTCGTGGTCACGACGCCCCAGGACGTGGCCCTCCTCGATGCGGGCAAGGCGGTGACGTTCGCCCGCAAGGTGGGCGTGGACAGGATCGGCGTAGTGGAGAACATGGCGTCCCTCGTCTGCCCTCACTGCGGGGGGGAGATCGACCTCTACGGAACGGGCGGCGGGGAGAGGCTCGCTCGAGAGATGGACGTTCCCTTCCTAGGTCGCATCCCACTCATCCCGGAGGTGGTCCGCGGGGGGGACACAGGCCAGCCTGCGGTGCTGGTGCCGAGCATTCGCGAACCGTTCCTCGCGGTCGCTGACGCGATCTGGTCGCTCGTGATCGGTGCCCCACAAACGGGGGCAATCGGCACTAGGCAGGGGCCCTCCACGGGCCGGGCCCGGCGAAAGAACCGTGGCGAGCAGGAGAGCCCCCAGTGA
- a CDS encoding 4Fe-4S binding protein, with translation MAAPGARFRAAATSETGVPIVDMAKCIGCGQCANACPHRAIEMGDGKAWVSSALCRRCGMCLPGCPTGALS, from the coding sequence ATGGCTGCCCCGGGAGCGCGCTTCAGAGCCGCCGCAACGTCGGAGACCGGCGTTCCCATCGTGGATATGGCGAAGTGCATCGGGTGCGGACAATGCGCCAATGCCTGCCCACACCGGGCAATCGAGATGGGCGATGGGAAAGCGTGGGTGAGTTCGGCCCTCTGCCGGCGATGCGGGATGTGCCTGCCCGGGTGTCCGACCGGAGCGTTGAGCTAG
- a CDS encoding RrF2 family transcriptional regulator: MFSRTAKYAIMALTELAAGDRSLKIRELAQAAGIPQPFLAKLIPPLVQAGIITSTRGKRGGLAFAHPPEEISLAETIRAVEGDRLMLDCPFSLTPCGGQEDCPLAPLWDPVRQKIVAFLEATSLAQVAKRRKR, from the coding sequence ATGTTCTCCCGTACCGCAAAGTACGCGATCATGGCCCTGACGGAGCTGGCTGCCGGGGATCGCTCGCTCAAGATCCGGGAGTTGGCCCAGGCTGCCGGGATCCCCCAGCCGTTCTTGGCCAAGCTCATCCCCCCCCTGGTGCAGGCCGGGATCATCACCTCCACCCGGGGCAAACGGGGCGGCCTCGCCTTCGCCCACCCCCCGGAGGAGATCTCCCTGGCCGAGACGATCAGGGCAGTGGAAGGGGACCGGCTCATGCTGGATTGCCCCTTCTCCCTCACCCCCTGTGGAGGGCAGGAGGATTGCCCCCTGGCGCCCCTGTGGGACCCGGTGCGGCAAAAGATCGTGGCGTTCCTGGAGGCGACGAGCCTGGCCCAAGTGGCCAAAAGGAGGAAGCGATGA
- a CDS encoding ABC transporter permease, with protein sequence MWRDELRGVWAIVQKDMRTYYLKPPAVSWGTVFPITWILAFYLRSPRDFAELVPGLIAMTALFSTTAAEAVVINFELRLGSLERLLLAPIGVPAVFLGKVLGGVLFGLIMTAAVALGSILALGLSVNVVYLISVTIPALLAFSSLGALLCVLVREVFEAQTLLNLPRFLMIFLSGVVYPVAAMPRALQVLARVLPLTYAVDGLRGAFWGPGAAAYVDALVLLGFALAFVVPGMRLLARRFE encoded by the coding sequence ATGTGGCGGGATGAGCTGCGCGGCGTTTGGGCCATCGTCCAAAAGGACATGCGCACCTATTACCTCAAGCCCCCAGCGGTGAGCTGGGGGACCGTGTTCCCCATCACTTGGATCCTCGCCTTTTACCTGCGGAGCCCACGGGACTTCGCTGAGCTTGTTCCTGGTCTCATCGCTATGACGGCACTGTTCAGCACCACGGCGGCCGAGGCGGTGGTGATCAATTTCGAGCTCCGTCTGGGGTCGCTCGAGCGGTTGCTCCTCGCGCCCATCGGCGTGCCGGCGGTGTTCCTGGGCAAGGTGCTTGGGGGCGTCTTGTTCGGCTTGATAATGACGGCCGCCGTCGCCCTGGGGTCGATCCTCGCCCTGGGCCTTTCTGTGAACGTGGTCTACCTCATCTCGGTGACGATCCCGGCGCTCCTCGCGTTCTCCTCGCTCGGGGCACTTCTGTGCGTCTTAGTGCGGGAGGTGTTCGAGGCCCAGACGCTGCTCAACCTCCCCCGGTTCCTCATGATCTTCCTGAGCGGGGTGGTGTACCCGGTTGCGGCCATGCCCCGGGCGCTTCAGGTCCTGGCCCGCGTCCTTCCGCTCACCTACGCCGTGGACGGGCTCCGGGGCGCCTTTTGGGGTCCGGGTGCGGCGGCTTACGTGGACGCGCTCGTCCTCCTGGGCTTTGCTCTGGCGTTCGTGGTTCCGGGGATGCGGCTCCTCGCCCGCCGGTTCGAGTAA
- a CDS encoding ABC transporter ATP-binding protein, with translation MNVDRVIQVEGLTKAYGDLLAVDQISFAVQEGEIFGFLGPNGAGKTTTIRMLTGLSQPTAGTARVLGFDIRTQAAQAKRHIGVVPEQSNLYDELSARDNLLFMGELFGVPRGERRRRAEELLRMFRLEDRKNSHFAALSRGMKRALTIAAAMVHHPKLLFLDEPTLGLDVAAARSLRTLIAGLHDQGVTVFLTTHYLEEADLLCDRIAILVSGKVVRTGTPAELKRAVGGNSVIEVRFGKPVPEARDVFTSRLPGAQVVAMSGHELRILGGDPAQAYRVVFAFSEEKEVAIEAVNTVKPSLEDAFLKITDLSPVAMTQEKGK, from the coding sequence ATGAACGTGGACCGGGTGATCCAGGTTGAGGGGCTCACCAAGGCCTACGGGGACCTGCTCGCCGTGGACCAAATCAGCTTCGCGGTCCAAGAAGGGGAAATCTTTGGGTTCCTCGGCCCAAACGGGGCTGGGAAGACCACCACCATCCGCATGCTCACCGGCCTCTCTCAGCCCACCGCCGGCACGGCCCGCGTGCTTGGCTTTGACATCCGCACGCAGGCGGCCCAAGCGAAACGACACATCGGGGTTGTCCCCGAGCAATCCAACCTCTACGACGAGCTTTCGGCCAGGGATAACCTCCTGTTCATGGGGGAGCTCTTCGGGGTCCCGCGTGGGGAGCGAAGGCGCCGGGCAGAGGAACTCCTGCGCATGTTCCGGCTGGAGGATCGCAAGAATAGCCATTTTGCTGCGCTTTCGCGGGGGATGAAGCGGGCCCTCACCATCGCCGCGGCCATGGTTCACCACCCTAAACTCCTCTTCTTGGACGAGCCCACATTAGGCCTCGACGTGGCCGCAGCCCGATCACTGCGGACCTTGATCGCTGGGCTCCACGACCAAGGGGTGACGGTGTTCCTCACCACCCACTACCTGGAGGAAGCCGACCTCCTCTGCGACCGGATCGCCATTTTGGTTTCGGGGAAAGTAGTGCGGACTGGGACCCCGGCGGAGCTCAAGCGAGCAGTGGGGGGGAATTCGGTGATCGAGGTCCGGTTCGGAAAACCCGTGCCCGAGGCGCGGGATGTGTTTACCAGCCGCCTCCCCGGCGCGCAGGTGGTGGCGATGAGCGGCCATGAACTTCGTATCCTGGGCGGGGATCCCGCTCAAGCGTATAGGGTTGTGTTCGCCTTCTCCGAGGAGAAGGAGGTGGCGATCGAAGCCGTGAACACCGTAAAACCTAGCTTGGAGGACGCATTCCTCAAGATCACCGACCTGAGCCCAGTGGCGATGACTCAGGAGAAGGGGAAGTGA
- a CDS encoding Rossmann-like domain-containing protein has translation MELGELAEKKLGEALDLNVVDYCIALSDVYVELAGGYLGLYHTPLEDFARFPFWPLLGSSARDLFALREEGNMALRALAWAAANAASVPALRRRTDLLFDASPIELLGAKEGDRVLVVGNMGPFAHELLGLGAEVTVLERNPRLRHGALPDTFIEALPMDFAAAVVTGAAIAVPTFPRLLELIKAIPNRAIVGPSAGLLPAALHEIGFRLVCGVLVEDVPKVKEWLNQGNFVQGGPGTQTVKELGGAVRTWCSVQ, from the coding sequence ATGGAGCTTGGTGAGCTCGCGGAAAAGAAACTTGGCGAGGCCCTGGACCTCAACGTGGTGGACTACTGCATCGCCCTGAGCGACGTCTATGTGGAACTCGCTGGGGGGTATCTCGGCCTCTACCACACCCCGCTCGAGGATTTTGCCCGATTCCCGTTCTGGCCCCTCTTGGGAAGCTCCGCACGGGATCTGTTCGCGCTACGAGAGGAGGGGAACATGGCCCTCCGGGCGCTCGCCTGGGCGGCGGCCAATGCCGCCTCGGTCCCGGCGCTCCGGAGGCGCACGGATCTCCTGTTCGATGCCTCCCCAATCGAGCTTCTCGGGGCGAAGGAAGGGGACAGGGTCCTCGTGGTGGGCAACATGGGCCCGTTCGCGCACGAGCTTTTGGGGTTGGGGGCGGAGGTGACGGTGCTCGAGCGCAATCCCCGCTTGCGGCATGGGGCCCTGCCCGACACGTTCATCGAGGCCCTTCCCATGGATTTTGCCGCCGCAGTGGTGACCGGCGCCGCCATCGCCGTCCCCACCTTTCCCAGGCTCCTTGAGCTCATCAAGGCCATTCCCAACCGGGCCATCGTCGGCCCTTCGGCGGGCCTTCTCCCCGCGGCCCTGCACGAAATCGGCTTTCGGCTCGTGTGCGGGGTGCTCGTCGAGGATGTCCCAAAGGTGAAGGAGTGGCTTAACCAGGGGAACTTCGTCCAAGGCGGCCCAGGAACCCAAACGGTGAAGGAGCTCGGCGGCGCTGTCAGGACTTGGTGCTCGGTGCAATAG
- a CDS encoding radical SAM protein → MEVAFGPVPSRRLGRSLGINNIPPKICTYSCVYCQLGRTFRMQVDRDAFYDPEEIIRAVEARLSELRRKDEPVDYLTFVPDGEPTLDLNLGQEIELLKQLSIPVAVITNSSLIFREAVREELSQADWVSLKVDAASEPVWRRINRPHKELDLAEIKQGLLEFARTFRGTLASETMLIQGLNEDTAELEKTAKLLAELEPAIAYIAIPMRPPAEAWVKPADEGAVARAYALFSERLPRVELLIGYEGNAFSTIGDAVQDLLSITAVHPMRKQAVQELLARDRAAWEVVRRLLAEGKLVELTYRGERFYLRKLSGRSAG, encoded by the coding sequence GTGGAGGTCGCATTTGGACCCGTGCCGTCGCGGCGGCTGGGGAGGTCTTTGGGGATCAACAACATCCCCCCAAAGATTTGCACCTATTCCTGCGTCTATTGTCAACTTGGCCGCACGTTCCGGATGCAGGTGGACCGGGATGCGTTCTACGATCCGGAGGAGATCATCCGGGCGGTGGAAGCGAGGCTGAGCGAGCTGCGGAGGAAGGATGAGCCGGTGGACTACTTGACATTCGTCCCGGACGGGGAGCCCACCCTGGACCTAAACCTGGGCCAAGAGATCGAGTTGCTGAAGCAATTAAGCATCCCCGTCGCCGTGATCACCAACAGCTCGCTCATCTTCCGCGAAGCCGTCCGGGAGGAGCTTTCCCAGGCGGATTGGGTATCCCTCAAGGTGGATGCAGCAAGTGAACCGGTTTGGCGGCGGATCAATCGGCCGCACAAGGAACTCGACCTGGCTGAAATCAAACAGGGTCTGCTGGAATTCGCCCGCACTTTCCGAGGAACGCTCGCCAGCGAGACGATGCTAATCCAGGGTTTGAATGAGGACACCGCGGAGCTCGAAAAGACAGCCAAGCTCCTCGCAGAGTTGGAACCGGCTATCGCCTACATCGCGATCCCCATGCGGCCGCCGGCAGAGGCGTGGGTTAAGCCCGCGGACGAAGGTGCAGTGGCCCGTGCCTATGCCTTATTCAGCGAACGCCTTCCCCGAGTGGAGCTCCTCATCGGCTACGAGGGAAATGCCTTCTCCACTATTGGGGACGCTGTCCAAGATCTCCTCTCCATCACCGCCGTTCACCCCATGCGCAAGCAAGCCGTACAGGAACTCCTGGCAAGAGACCGCGCCGCCTGGGAAGTGGTGCGAAGACTTCTTGCAGAGGGAAAGCTCGTCGAGCTCACCTATCGTGGAGAGCGGTTCTACCTGCGCAAGCTCTCCGGCCGTAGTGCGGGGTGA
- a CDS encoding 4Fe-4S binding protein, whose protein sequence is MTELVVISGKGGTGKTTVVASLAALAHDAVLADCDVDAADLHLLLQPQVQKTIGYEGSEVAMIDVKACTACGACQAACRFGAISCRDGAYAVDPLSCEGCGACAYVCPAGAVRLQPRFSGWIYISKSPYGTLVHGELKPGEEASGKLVAQVKWRARELARLEGQKLLLVDGAPGIGCPVIASLSGAHAVLIVTEPSLSAFHDLERVVAVARHFRAQPLVAINKADLAPDLADEIDAYAQGEGIPVLAKIPYDEQVVAALVAQHPVVEYGSGPAAKAMRALWGRLSDTVGLRAGPATERLSTEPTCGGFLPSTDADTMAGKG, encoded by the coding sequence ATGACCGAACTCGTTGTGATCTCCGGCAAAGGAGGTACTGGGAAGACGACCGTTGTCGCCTCCCTCGCCGCGTTGGCCCACGACGCGGTGCTTGCTGACTGCGACGTGGATGCGGCCGACCTCCACCTCCTCCTCCAACCCCAGGTGCAGAAAACAATCGGCTACGAGGGCTCGGAGGTCGCCATGATCGACGTCAAGGCGTGTACAGCATGTGGGGCGTGTCAGGCGGCCTGCCGATTTGGGGCCATCTCCTGCCGCGACGGAGCCTATGCCGTGGATCCCCTGTCCTGTGAGGGTTGCGGGGCCTGCGCCTACGTATGCCCGGCGGGCGCAGTTCGCCTCCAGCCTAGGTTTTCTGGCTGGATCTACATTTCCAAGTCCCCGTATGGCACTTTGGTACATGGGGAGCTCAAACCCGGTGAGGAGGCGTCAGGGAAGCTCGTAGCCCAGGTGAAGTGGCGGGCGCGGGAGCTCGCCCGGCTGGAGGGGCAGAAGTTGCTTTTGGTAGATGGGGCGCCGGGGATCGGCTGCCCAGTGATTGCCTCCCTATCCGGGGCCCACGCGGTGTTGATCGTAACCGAGCCGAGCCTGTCAGCGTTCCACGACCTAGAACGGGTGGTGGCGGTGGCGCGCCACTTCCGAGCCCAGCCCCTGGTCGCGATCAACAAAGCCGACCTTGCCCCCGATCTCGCGGACGAGATCGACGCCTACGCCCAAGGAGAGGGCATCCCCGTTCTGGCGAAGATCCCTTACGACGAGCAGGTGGTGGCGGCCCTCGTCGCCCAGCACCCCGTCGTCGAGTACGGCAGCGGCCCGGCAGCGAAAGCGATGCGCGCCCTGTGGGGAAGACTATCGGATACGGTGGGACTAAGAGCGGGGCCGGCCACCGAGCGGTTATCCACGGAGCCTACCTGTGGTGGGTTCTTACCGAGTACGGATGCGGACACCATGGCTGGCAAAGGATGA
- a CDS encoding ATP-binding protein: MITAAEPLRIAVASGKGGTGKTTVAVSLALALGDRTPVELVDCDVEEPNAHLFLAPQITAHEPVEILVPEVDLGRCTFCGLCAAACRFGALAMVARKVLFHPELCHGCGLCALACPERAIREVPRTIGWIEEGDAQGIRFRRGVLNVGEPMATPIVRRLKERIDHERVTILDAPPGTGCPVIETLRGADFAVLVTEPTPFGLHDLRLAAEVTRILGIPTGVVISKDGIGTDTLERYCIEAGITVLLRIPMDRRIAAAYAHGIPLVAAFPEWNEAFRGLYDGILQAAPRAP, encoded by the coding sequence ATGATCACGGCGGCTGAGCCCCTGCGGATCGCCGTGGCTTCAGGGAAAGGGGGCACCGGCAAGACGACCGTCGCCGTGTCCCTCGCGTTAGCGTTGGGCGATCGGACTCCCGTAGAGCTCGTGGACTGCGATGTGGAGGAGCCGAACGCCCACCTTTTTCTCGCCCCGCAGATCACCGCCCACGAGCCGGTGGAGATCCTGGTCCCCGAGGTAGACCTCGGCCGGTGCACGTTCTGCGGCCTCTGCGCGGCGGCATGTCGGTTTGGGGCCCTTGCCATGGTCGCGAGGAAGGTTCTCTTCCACCCCGAGCTCTGCCACGGGTGTGGGCTGTGCGCCCTCGCCTGTCCGGAGCGTGCGATCCGGGAGGTACCGCGAACCATCGGGTGGATCGAGGAAGGAGACGCCCAAGGCATCCGATTCCGTCGCGGCGTCCTCAACGTGGGGGAGCCGATGGCGACCCCGATCGTCCGCCGCCTGAAAGAACGGATCGACCATGAGCGAGTGACCATCCTTGACGCCCCGCCTGGTACAGGGTGCCCGGTGATCGAAACCCTCCGGGGCGCGGACTTCGCCGTTCTCGTGACGGAACCGACCCCATTCGGCCTTCACGATCTCCGGCTCGCAGCCGAGGTGACGCGGATCCTCGGCATCCCGACCGGGGTTGTGATCAGCAAGGATGGGATCGGCACCGACACGCTCGAACGGTACTGTATCGAGGCGGGCATCACCGTGCTCCTGCGGATCCCCATGGACCGGCGCATCGCCGCCGCCTACGCCCATGGCATCCCGCTCGTCGCAGCATTCCCGGAGTGGAACGAGGCCTTCCGAGGGCTCTACGACGGTATTCTCCAGGCCGCACCACGAGCCCCATGA
- a CDS encoding NifB/NifX family molybdenum-iron cluster-binding protein: MGEHFGRVPTYTIYDTDTGEVEVFENVSEHMGGAGLPAELLAQSRVDVVLCSGLGRRALALLNESGIEVCTGASGTVREAIQAWQSGKLPGAEACARHLFHDHGG, translated from the coding sequence GTGGGTGAGCATTTTGGCCGCGTTCCCACCTACACGATCTACGACACCGACACCGGTGAAGTAGAAGTGTTCGAAAACGTCTCCGAGCACATGGGCGGCGCAGGGCTCCCCGCCGAGCTCCTCGCCCAAAGCAGGGTGGATGTGGTCCTGTGTTCCGGCCTCGGCCGGAGGGCCCTCGCCCTCCTCAATGAAAGCGGCATCGAGGTGTGTACCGGGGCCTCAGGAACGGTGAGGGAGGCAATTCAGGCGTGGCAATCAGGAAAACTCCCCGGGGCTGAGGCCTGCGCTAGGCACCTATTCCATGATCACGGCGGCTGA
- a CDS encoding NifB/NifX family molybdenum-iron cluster-binding protein, which yields MLAATGNGGLGDHISPVFGRAPTFTIVELDGAEIRGSQVIPNPFQDAGSGAGIQAAQLVAKHAPQVALAGNFGPNVSSVFSAAGIQMIPVSGMTVQEAVLAYTSGRLAPSPRAAAPGPGMGGSPGRGMGRRAGMGRGMGQGMGGGLGGGMYTAGRGAVSGQEGPGPNADPQALKQRIADLEKQLDQVRRRLSEMQEGDRDA from the coding sequence TTGCTGGCAGCAACGGGGAACGGTGGGCTGGGTGACCACATCTCCCCAGTGTTCGGCCGGGCTCCGACGTTCACGATCGTCGAGCTCGACGGCGCGGAGATTCGCGGATCCCAGGTCATCCCGAACCCATTCCAGGACGCGGGCTCCGGGGCGGGGATCCAGGCCGCCCAGCTGGTCGCCAAGCACGCGCCGCAGGTTGCCCTCGCCGGCAACTTCGGCCCGAACGTCTCGAGCGTCTTCTCCGCCGCGGGGATCCAGATGATCCCCGTCAGCGGGATGACGGTGCAGGAGGCCGTGCTCGCCTACACCTCCGGGAGGCTTGCCCCGAGCCCTAGGGCGGCCGCGCCGGGCCCCGGCATGGGGGGAAGCCCCGGAAGGGGGATGGGGCGTCGGGCAGGGATGGGTCGTGGCATGGGACAAGGCATGGGCGGCGGGCTCGGCGGGGGCATGTACACCGCAGGACGAGGGGCCGTTTCTGGACAGGAGGGCCCCGGACCGAACGCGGATCCGCAGGCTCTGAAGCAGAGGATCGCGGATCTGGAGAAACAGCTGGACCAAGTCCGTCGGAGACTGAGCGAGATGCAGGAGGGAGATCGAGATGCCTAG
- a CDS encoding DUF134 domain-containing protein → MPRPPKPRWCEARPPQQGFKPVGVPLRGLEMVNLFLDEFEALRLCDLLGLDQDEAGKKMGVSRATVQRLLTAGRAKVADALVHGKGIVFTGGDHIRMPPGRHRWGGRRGEGTIGP, encoded by the coding sequence ATGCCGAGGCCTCCCAAGCCCCGTTGGTGCGAAGCTCGTCCCCCCCAGCAGGGGTTCAAACCGGTGGGAGTGCCGCTACGCGGGCTGGAGATGGTAAACCTGTTCCTGGACGAGTTCGAGGCCCTTCGACTGTGCGACCTCCTCGGGCTCGATCAGGATGAGGCGGGCAAGAAGATGGGCGTCTCTCGGGCAACGGTGCAGCGGCTTCTCACCGCGGGACGGGCGAAGGTTGCGGACGCACTCGTTCATGGGAAGGGGATCGTGTTCACCGGGGGGGACCACATCCGCATGCCCCCGGGGCGCCATCGGTGGGGCGGCCGCCGTGGGGAGGGTACCATCGGCCCATGA
- a CDS encoding thioredoxin family protein has translation MMRWGGLIVALAVPVVALAVPVELHYFWAATCPDCQVMKAYLRTLAADYPDLRIIEHEVAYSASEFRLMVDLAAAYGVTEVATPVVVVGDLASVGIGRAAELRIAEEVARCAAEGCESPLTRLHPVPIPPPDDEGAPPGSGSWGVALVFGLVAVLLVAWIVTR, from the coding sequence ATGATGCGCTGGGGTGGGTTGATCGTGGCCCTTGCCGTCCCCGTGGTGGCACTCGCTGTTCCCGTCGAGCTCCACTACTTCTGGGCCGCCACCTGTCCGGACTGCCAGGTGATGAAGGCCTACCTGCGGACCCTGGCCGCGGACTACCCCGACCTGCGGATCATCGAGCACGAGGTCGCCTACAGCGCTAGCGAGTTCCGGCTGATGGTGGACCTCGCCGCGGCCTACGGGGTTACCGAGGTGGCCACGCCGGTGGTCGTGGTGGGGGACCTCGCAAGCGTCGGCATCGGCCGCGCGGCGGAGCTGCGGATCGCCGAGGAGGTGGCGCGGTGCGCCGCCGAGGGGTGTGAATCGCCCCTCACCCGCCTCCATCCTGTTCCCATCCCCCCTCCGGACGACGAGGGCGCCCCGCCGGGCTCGGGCTCGTGGGGCGTTGCCCTCGTGTTTGGCCTGGTGGCCGTCCTCCTCGTGGCGTGGATCGTGACGAGGTAG